From the Candidatus Methylomirabilota bacterium genome, one window contains:
- a CDS encoding secondary thiamine-phosphate synthase enzyme YjbQ produces the protein MKVFTTSFTLSSEERTEVSDITKLVRDAVQQSPIRAGIALINTLHTTCALFINEFQSALIDDLKALVERLVPERHGYRHDDPRVSDCERGNAHSHLRAALLGRSIALGVNDGELTLGRFQSVIFAELDGPRKREISIQVIGE, from the coding sequence ATGAAGGTTTTCACCACCTCGTTCACGCTGTCGAGTGAGGAGCGCACCGAGGTTTCCGACATCACGAAGCTGGTGCGGGACGCGGTGCAGCAATCGCCCATCCGGGCGGGCATCGCGCTCATCAACACTCTCCACACGACCTGCGCGCTGTTCATCAACGAGTTCCAGAGCGCGCTCATCGACGACCTTAAGGCGCTCGTCGAGCGGCTCGTGCCCGAGCGCCACGGCTACCGTCACGACGACCCGCGCGTGTCGGACTGCGAGCGCGGCAACGCGCACTCGCACCTGCGCGCCGCGCTCCTCGGGCGCAGCATCGCCCTCGGCGTGAACGACGGCGAGTTGACGCTCGGCCGGTTCCAGTCCGTGATCTTTGCCGAGCTCGACGGACCCCGGAAGCGGGAGATCAGCATCCAGGTGATCGGCGAGTAA